The region CTATGGCAGAAATCCACGTGGAAACACTGGAGGAAATCCGCCAGGAGAAAGCGAATCGACAAGGCGGAACTCCAGCTCGGCTCCCGGCTGCAGGGCAGTGTGACACGGAAGAGCAAGGCAGAGAGACAAGACCTTCCCAGGCAGTTTGCATCTCAGCTTTCTCCCAAGCCCAGCCTCTAAGAAAACGTAGGCAGTCAGAAGAAGGGAAGCCAAATGCAGATGAGTTGCCTACCAAGAGAAGGCTTCTGGGTGAAAACAAGATACAGAGCATCCTCACTCCATCTGTTGCTGGCCAAGTGAAGTTGGAAGAGCCAGTGCAAAAAGTCAAGCCTTTAGAAGAAATCCATATTAAAACCCTGGAAGAAATCAGGAGGGAGAAAGCTCTGCAGATTCAACAGAGGGACGAAAGCgtgccagctcctccagcaccaccTGCACCTGCCCCAGCACGGAGGAGATTGATCAGGATCCCAAAGCTAAGAGGTAAGAAGTTGCTTTAGTACCTCCCTGGGGAAACGCTACCCCTATCAGCAAATTGAGTTTGCACTGGGTTTGCTGCTTGTGCTGAGGATGAACAAGTTTAAGGCTACAAAGTCTTTCTCAAGCATGTATCTTTCTAAAGCATGTATCGACTCCCTACAGTAAGGGCCCGTTTCTGTCCAAAAGAGCGGGGGATCAAACATCTCATTGCTAAGGTTAGatttgctttgcaaataaagaaagaaagaaagaaatgtggaaTGGCTGAGAAGAGCTCAAATGCTGTGTGGATTGCACACTGTAGCCTTTCTCTCAGTATTGCACATGTGGAAATAAACCCATGGAGGAAAGAGAGGTAGTCAGggttcttcctttctgctgctgaacaaCGAGATCTGGTTTGTTTCTCTTAAAGCACCCgcaaaagaagaaatgacaCACGTGGAATCCAGCACATCTGTTCCTGAAGCTGTCTGTGCACCTGCACGGAAGCGCAAGGCAGCTGAGATGGGTCGCTGTGCTGTGAGTGCCACCGCTGCTGGCACGGAGGAGCCTCCAGCTAAACGTGCAGCTGTGGTAAGGACCGTGGCTGAAGCTGTCGTGGATCCCCAGTCGTAGTGATAGGGAAGCTTGACATTTCTCTTGGGGAAACGGTGGAAGACTCAAACATCTACAGGCCTCCTCTGTCCCTGGTAGGCGCGAGCTGCCTGCAGGATTCCTGCAGTAACCTTCCACTGTTCATTAGAGGAACGGCGGCGTTCACGTAGTACTCTGTGATTCCGCCCTTCTGGGATTTCTCTGTGGTGTGAAGGATTTGGTCAGTTAGTGCTGTGTTCTCTAAACCCTGGAGGTCCTTAGTAACCTTGAAGGGAATCTGAACTTTCTTTGGGAGCACTGGGGCTCTGCCTTTCGATTGAGGTTCAGCAGTGCCAGAGGGGATGGGAGGTGGCATGGAGGAAGAAGCTGCTCAGGAATGTTTCCCTGTGCATCACTTGTGCTGTCTTGTTTCCCCCtaggctgctgctccagcccggCCAGAGGACACAGTGGTGACCACACCTGCAGCAGGCACACTTCCAGACAGGTGATGACCACTACTTGTTTTTTCCCTTAGTCGCAATGTTTTTCATGAACTGTAAGTGCTTCCATGCCTAGGAAAACTGAGGGGTTTGATATAATTGGTGCCAACGACCGTCAGTGAAATTTGTCATCAGAAATAACGTCCCAGCTGCTAGCAGGAATGTGCATTTAGATTGTTAACGTGCTGCAAGTTGGTACAGTGTTCCAGAGACCTCATGGATTCTCTGAACGCCTTAGTGAAGATGAGGTGAAGTCCTTCCAGTTCCTTGCAAAGTGATAAACAAGGAGTGGCCAGCTATGCTTTTCAGTGCCACCTCAAGAAGCAGAGACTATGACAGCACTGCTAGGAGAACAAAGAGAAGGGATGGATCAGACTCCTGGACTGGCAATCGATCTCTGCTGAGCACGTCATGAGAAAGAGAACGGAAGTAGTGAACACATATCTGTGGAGGTTGACTTCCGAACATTATTACCGTCAAACTAATGAAGGTGGCAAAGTGCCTCTGGCTACAAAAATTGGACCATGCTCGCTAGGCCCCAACTGCTCTGTCTTCACAGATCAATTCCCGCACTGAAAATCGTGCCTGCTTTTGGACTGGACCTTAACGGTAGCCCCAGGTTTAAGGAATGACAACCCCCATATTGGTAGGAGTTGTAGGGAAGGTTAACCACAGATTTTAGAGCTGGtctgaagaaaatgcttctcCAGTCCAGAAATGTCAGgtactgatttttctcttccttgttctCCCAAGTCCTGGCCTGCATCTGGGATGCTGGGCAGAGTCAGTGTCACAGTCAGAAGGCTCGAGCTCCGCTTCAGCCTCTCCTGAAGTTACAGCAaggacacagcagctgtgctccagcgCGGCCGGGAAAGcgcccttctctgcagaggatGACTTGGAGAAGCTCATGCTGGAGCTCTCAGGAGGAGATCGGGAAGGCGTGGTGGATTTGGAGCCAGGGGCGGATGTGGACGAACTCCTTCAGGAGCTCTCTGACACGCCTCTGGGATGCTGGGCAGAGCGTGTGGCACAGTCAGAGGACTCGAGCTCCGCTTCAGCCTCTCCACAAACGGCGGCAAAGACACAGCAGCCGTGCTCCACCGGGGCAGGGAAAgtgcccttctctgcagaggatGACTTGGAGAAGCTCATGCTGGAGCTCTCAGGCGGAGATCTGGAACAAGCAGTGGATTCAGAGCCCGAGAAGGATGTGGATGAACTCCTTCAAGAACTCTCTGACATGATTGAGAGCGTAACCGAATagtattttcatagaatcatagacccACAGAGTGGCCTGGGTCAAAAatgaccacaaagatcatctagattcaacccccctgctacgtgcagggtcgcccaccactagagcaggctgcccagagtcacatccagcctggtcttgaaggcctccagggatggggcatccacaacctccctggggcagcctgttccagtgtgtcaccaccctctgggtgaaaaacttcctcctaatatctaacataaacctcccctgtctcagtttgaaaccattcccccttctcctgtCACAATCCACCCATAATCTCTATATTACTATCCGTAATTCTGCcatgttaagaaaaaattaataaattatttttatatatactcTGAGGCTGTACTTTTTCTTGCTGATGCTTTGCAActatttcttaattattttctcaaattttGGAGGCTTTTATGACTTTTCCAGCTAGCTGCGGGGATCCCTCCTTCACTCCAGTAATTCAGGTGGGTTCTGCCCCTTTCTGTCTTGGTGGCATTGGAGTATCCTGTGCACCAGTGTCCTCTATCGCATTACGCTCCTGTGCTTCTGACATGCTAGACCATCTAATCGATGTAATCCAATTAGTCTGATTTTCGCTTTCCTCCACCTGACTCGAGGCAGGGCCCTTCTAGTACTGCTTCTTTTATTCATATTTCTatcccactgcttcactgtgtcCCCACTGTCACGCAAGCAGGACCTCAGGGTGGCATGTGGTGTGTGTGTACCCACCGTATATAGTGTAGGAGAGAGTCTTGTCCATGCAGGTGGAGACAAGGGTATATTCCCATTGAATTGCTGGACCCCTTGGGAAAGCTTCTCCTCGGCTGAAATGCCGGttgatggggaggaggagagactTTCTTCATCTTGCTGAAGTCGGCCAGCCAGTCCATCCACCATTTGTTCTTCTCCATCCTTCCAGGTCATTGCTACCGGTGAGCTGGCATTTGGTGATGGTGCATTCCGTGCCACTTTTTGCCACACGGATTGGGTGCAGTTGATGCTATCTGGATTTTGTGGTGGTTGTTCAGGCTAATCTTATGCACTGCCTCCAGGACTGCTGGAGATAGGGGATACCTCTTTCCATGCTGTTTCTCTTGCCTGGCTGACATGTAGCATCCTACCTGTAGGGACacctttccttctcagctggCAGGAGTCACATCCAGAGTGGGAGAGATTTTCCCGGTTTTGCAACCGCTTGGACAGTACCTCCTCCCTAGAGAGGCAACCCAGCTGCCTGACTTCCATGCCCACTCAATCCAGGCTGTTGGCCCCATCATCCCAGCATGTGAGCAGCCAGGTGACAATGGGTTCACCTGGACGATGGCTGAACTTTTTTCTGCGTATCTCACAGCTCCTGTCGGGACTGGCATTAGGTTGCTACTGGCTCATTTATAacctctgcctcttcctcctgctcttgTGATGAGCCTGCTATGGAGTAgccttcctcatcctcttcttccttccttactCAATGAGCTGACTCTCTTTTCCATTGTTTCTGCTTGTGGGCAGGAGTGACGGATACCAGCACAAACTGattctttccttcagccacAAGCCAGACCTTACCTGGCAGTTCATATCTCAACGTTCTCCCGAGCCATGGCTGTAAGAAAACATAGGCAATCAgagcaagagaagcaaaatgcagaCAAGTTGCCTACCAAGAAAAAGGTTCCGGGTGAAAACTAGATACAAAGCGTACTTGCTCTGTGTCTGGCAAAGTGAAGCTGTAAGAGCCAGCACAAAAAGTCAAGCTCTTAGAAGAAACACATTCATTCCCCTGCCCTGTTTCCCTGCTGGCCGTAGTTAAGGTCCCTAACTCGAGGTGGCTTCCTTCAGCACCAACACAAAGACCTTCTTTATTTTGGTACAAAAAGATGCGCATCTGCAGTCTGTGGCCTACATGACCCCATCACCACCAGCTTTGCTACgactcttctgctctgcttctgcaatTTGCAGTTCcgctgcaggcactgcaaaTTGCTGCACCAAAAGCAACAGCTTTCGGCATGGAGTTGAGGCTGTGATGGCGCTCAGGGCCAAACTCTCATCCCGTCTTGCTGGCCAGGACCAATGCACACGGATGTCAGCCACATCTGCTTGCCCTTCTGTCTGGTGAAACACACCCGCGGTAGCACTGACCGCTCAGCCAAacaaaacttggccaagaggtTTCTTTTACAGTGGATCAGAGGAAGCAGTACTGGAATTTCCAGTAGCGTACAGgtaatgcttttgcttttattgttagTTTGTAAGAGGAATTTCATCACGACTCTGGTTGGATACTGGAACTTATCCATTTCTAACGTGTCATGTACTTGGAAAAAAGTACCTGGGAGCCCTGCTGTGGTGGCTCCAACAAGAGACGGGGAAGATCTCTGTCAGTGGCTTGGGGAGGGGCTTGTGGCACAGAGCATTGCTGTGGGCTTCCTGTGCATGTGTGCAGCTGTTGAGGCAGCCttgctgcaggagatgcagccGTGTCTCAGAGGCCTCACACTGCGCTTCGGTAGGACTGACTTGCCTCCCATCAGGGTCCTCCTGCATCCGGCCCAGGCCattcagccagccctgctggccgCAGTGCTCACGTGCTCCCCACAGTCCTTTCTGGGGGTCCCAGGCACTCTGCCACTGCCACTGCCGCTGTGTCctcagaggtgctgcaggaggtaCCGGGGCAGGCGGGAGCTGTGGGCCTCTCCAGCCAGGGCAGGGACTGCTTGCCTTTGGGTCCCAACACCCCCTCAATCGGAGGGCCTCCAGCTGCCACCTAGAATCCTAAGGAATTTTTCTGCCTGAAGTCCCCATGATGAGAACAAGGTAAGAGAAAGAGCAGCCGTTTCACAAACAGGTGGGCTTGGCAGTGATCTTAGAGGGAGACTGCTCTTTGAAAGCATAATGCTAAAAGCAGTGTTTACGTGACAAGGTCAAGAAAACAGCTGATGCTTTGAATCCAGCGTGGCACTTGTCCGTGCTGCAAAAAGACCAGGATCTGTCAGAGGCAGAATGTGGGATTTAAACCTTTTTAACCACCGTGGCAGGTCCTGACACAAATAAGCATGATGTGGGCAGGCTGACCACCATGAAGTCCAGCACGTTCCCAGAAGGATTGGAAATTCTGTCAGTTCCTCCCTGTATTCCGCTCCTGACCCACACGAGGGAAGAGGACTACAGTTGTGCTGCTCTGAATTCGCTGCAGGAATTTCAAATCAttgcaacaaaagaaacagctttctgtaCAGGAACACTGTTTTAACATAAGTTAAAGCTGTATCTAGAATGTCCCCTCTAATTTTCATGGCCGTGTGTATGCCTACGGCTGTGCTGCCTAGTATaggcagggaggtggtgctgctttttcctgctgaaCTAAGACATTTTGCCATTCCACCGTCTTACGGTG is a window of Gallus gallus isolate bGalGal1 chromosome 8, bGalGal1.mat.broiler.GRCg7b, whole genome shotgun sequence DNA encoding:
- the LOC121111374 gene encoding zinc finger CCCH domain-containing protein 11A-like isoform X1, whose amino-acid sequence is MANQGDGSYSPSHSASRKIRLNRCGEMWRKRKASEADGSGIAVKRSLVESLDKKLEVDEAPKNTPATPEKAAKSMAEIHVETLEEIRQEKANRQGGTPARLPAAGQCDTEEQGRETRPSQAVCISAFSQAQPLRKRRQSEEGKPNADELPTKRRLLGENKIQSILTPSVAGQVKLEEPVQKVKPLEEIHIKTLEEIRREKALQIQQRDESVPAPPAPPAPAPARRRLIRIPKLRAPAKEEMTHVESSTSVPEAVCAPARKRKAAEMGRCAVSATAAGTEEPPAKRAAVVRTVAEAVVDPQS